The Brachyhypopomus gauderio isolate BG-103 chromosome 2, BGAUD_0.2, whole genome shotgun sequence genome contains a region encoding:
- the clec19a gene encoding C-type lectin domain family 19 member A, whose translation MLSTHTVWKHRDAHTHSNCTSPSLKMLCWELFLVLMLSSFLAWAIPSTNIRITQALPLQLPDPSLLAICPLFWTEFQGHCYRFFPLNRTWAEADLYCAEFSNGHRSAKLTSIHSWEENVFVYDLVNSRVPGIPTDIWIGLHDRRQEGSLEWTDGSPYEYSYWDGNQPDDGIHRMAEQEDCVEVWYRPSSALRSWNDNSCNKAFPFVCKIPTLEN comes from the exons ATGCTAAGCACACACACCGTGTGGAAACACAGggacgctcacacacacagcaactgcACCTCGCCCTCTCTGAAAATGCTCTGTTGGGAACTGTTCTTGGTCTTAATGCTCAGCAGTTTCCTAGCGTGGGCCATTCCTTCGACTAACATCAGGATCACCCAAG CTTTGCCCTTGCAGCTGCCAGACCCCAGTCTCCTGGCCATCTGTCCGCTGTTCTGGACTGAGTTCCAGGGGCACTGCTACCGTTTCTTCCCGCTGAACCGCACGTGGGCCGAGGCGGATCTCTACTGCGCGGAGTTCTCCAACGGACACAGATCGGCCAAGCTCACCTCGATCCACAG CTGGGAGGAGAACGTATTCGTATATGATCTGGTGAACAGCCGGGTCCCCGGGATACCGACAGATATCTGGATTGGCCTCCATGACAGGAGACAG GAGGGCTCGCTGGAGTGGACAGACGGCTCGCCTTACGAGTACAGCTACTGGGACGGCAACCAACCCGACGATGGCATCCATCGCATGGCCGAGCAGGAGGACTGCGTGGAGGTCTGGTACAGGCCGAGCAGTG CGCTGAGGTCCTGGAATGACAACAGCTGCAACAAGGCCTTTCCGTTTGTGTGCAAGATCCCGACGTTGGAAAACTAG
- the syt17 gene encoding synaptotagmin-17 has product MAYTQLEPVNEGLLSRLSDLVLCRGSCRTCLRWCWECSCCQTTDEEVEILGPFPAQTPSWLVNDCNHDKDSTSDLMGREPSLPSCSSSDGGGCSPGRRSSSSDNSRSIFSLARQLSALDSRRPNSPLVDMKPIEFWAVGARKEVVQPLRKPQPPPDDYFRKLEPQLYSADSGGEDADALTDEEMLQRYQLGMLHFSAQYDLVNAQLGVRVIEARDLPPPVTCDATRNDLAHSNPYVKMSLLPDHKNSRQTGVRRKTQNPVFEERFTFQLPFLEAQRRTLLLSVVDFDKFSRHCVIGKVALPLSEVDLVKGGHWWKALIPSSQNEVELGELLLSLNYLPSAGRLNVDVIRAKQLLQTDMCQGSDPFVKVQLVSGLKLVKTKKTSCLRGTIDPFYNQSFSFRVAHEELSEVSLVFTVYGHNMKSSNDFVGRVVIGQFSTGPAETTHWRRLLRSQRTPVEQWHSLRSRAECDRVSPASLEVT; this is encoded by the exons ATGGCGTATACACAG TTGGAACCCGTCAACGAG GGTCTCCTGTCCAGACTGTCAGACCTCGTGCTGTGCCGCGGTTCATGCCGAACTTGCTTGCGCTGGTGTTGGGAATGCAGCTGCTGTCAGACCACCGATGAAGAAGTGGAGATCCTGGGGCCTTTCCCTGCACAGACTCCCTCCTGGCT tgtcaATGATTGTAACCATGACAAAGATTCGACCTCTGACCTCATGGGTCGCGAGCCTTCCCTTCCCAGCTGCAGCAGCAGTGATGGCGGTGGTTGCAGTCCTGGCCGTCGGAGTTCCAGCTCAGACAACTCCCGCTCCATCTTTAGCCTGGCTCGCCAGCTCTCCG CCCTGGACTCCAGGCGGCCCAACTCCCCTCTGGTGGACATGAAGCCCATTGAATTCTGGGCCGTGGGTGCCAGGAAGGAAGTGGTGCAGCCCTTGCGGAAACCCCAGCCGCCGCCGGACGACTACTTCCGCAAGCTGGAGCCGCAGCTGTACTCGGCGGACTCGGGTGGCGAGGACGCGGATGCGCTGACGGATGAGGAGATGCTCCAGCGCTACCAGCTGGGCATGCTGCACTTCAGCGCCCAGTACGACCTCGTCAACGCCCAGCTGGGAGTGCGCGTCATCGAGGCACGTGACCTGCCGCCGCCCGTCACCTGCGACGCCACGCGCAACGACCTGGCCCACTCTAACCCCTACGTGAAGATGAGCCTGCTCCCCGACCACAAGAACTCGCGGCAGACCGGCGTCAGGCGCAAGACGCAGAACCCCGTGTTCGAGGAGCGCTTCACCTTCCAGCTGCCCTTCCTGGAGGCCCAGCGCCGAACCCTGCTGCTCTCCGTGGTCGACTTTGACAAGTTCTCCCGCCACTGTGTGATCGGGAAGGTGGCACTGCCCCTCAGCGAGGTGGACCTGGTCAAGGGGGGGCACTGGTGGAAGGCCCTGATCCCCAGTTCACAG AACGAGGTGGAGCTGGGTGAGTTGCTGCTATCCTTAAACTACCTCCCGAGTGCCGGCAGGCTGAACGTAGACGTGATCCGAGCCAAACAGCTGCTACAGACAGACATGTGCCAGGGCTCAG ATCCATTTGTTAAGGTTCAGCTGGTGTCTGGGTTGAAGCTGGTGAAGACAAAGAAAACATCCTGCCTAAGGGGAACCATTGACCCCTTCTACAACCAGTCCTTCAGCTTTCGAGTAGCTCACGAAGAGCTGAGCGAGGTTAGCCTCGTTTTCACAG TGTATGGGCACAACATGAAGAGCAGCAATGACTTTGTGGGCCGCGTCGTGATTGGCCAGTTCTCCACGGGTCCCGCAGAGACCACCCACTGGAGGCGGCTCCTGCGCTCCCAGCGCACTCCCGTAGAGCAGTGGCACAGCCTACGTTCCCGCGCCGAGTGTGACCGCGTCTCTCCTGCCTCCCTCGAAGTCACGTGA
- the LOC143505564 gene encoding uncharacterized protein LOC143505564: MDIAVTPLHCSDHHLVSFSLSLPPHRHTLTATGTTTIRRNLHSISPSVLASTITTALPSHDSFSCLSTDTATDTLLSSLSSSIDLLCPLSSKPTRSSPPAPWLSDTLRNNRRELRMVERRWRKSKLTADLRLYQSLLSLFSMELTAAKTSFYREKLEASTSDPRKMFKIFSSLLKPSPPPTPTSLTADDFVTFFEEKVNTIRSTFSLVPVPTVSPPTPPFSLTSFSPLSAETVLQLLTSSSPTTCPLDPIPSTLLQTISHELLPFISTIINNSLSSGIVPSSFKAARVVPILKKPNLDATNISNYRPVSLLSFLSKILERAVHNQLSSFLSQNQLQDPNQSGFKPAHSTETALIAVTEKLHAARANGLSSVLILLDLSAAFDTVNHEILLSILSGLGITGNAWTWFASYLEGRSYQVTWGGSTSTPCKLSTGVPQGSVLGPLLFSLYTRSLGFSSNLCMSERHCLLDGSSPPKA, from the exons ATGGACATTGCAGTAACTCCTCTCCACTGTTCAGATCATCACCTTGTATCTTTCTCCTtatctcttcctccccaccgtcACACCCTTACTGCTACAGGCACTACCACCATCCGTCGTAACCTtcattccatctctccatcagtaCTTGCCTCTACTATCACCACAGCCCTCCCGTCCCATGACtctttctcttgtctctccacagacaccgccactgacactttattgtcctccctctcttcatctatTGACCTCTTATGTCCCCTCTCTTCCAAACCCACAAGATCCTCCCCACCTGCTCCTTGGCTCTCGGACACCCTACGTAACAACCGACGAGAACTGAGGATGGTTGAGAGGCGATGGAGGAAATCGAAGCTTACTGCTGATCTTCGCTTGTATCAGTCTCTCCTGTCCCTATTCTCCATGGAACTAACTGCTGCCAAGACATCATTCTACAGAGAGAAGCTGGAGGCATCTACATCAGATCCACGcaagatgttcaaaatcttctcttctctcctcaaaccctccccccctccaactcccacttctcttactgcagatgattttgtcaccttctttgaagagaaggtCAATACGATTCGCAGCACCTTTTCCCTAGTCCCTGTTCCCACTGTgtcccctcctactcctcccttttctctaacctccttctctcctctctcagctgagacggtgcttcagctgctgacatccagcagtcccaccacatgccctctggaccccatcccatccacactcctccagacaatctcccacgaactcctccctttcatctcgaccatcatcaacaactccttatcttcaggaattgtgccatcatcattcaaggcggctagggtggtgccaatcctaaagaaacccaaccttgatgccaccaacatcagcaactacagaccggtatctctcctctcattcctttctaagatccttgaacgggctgtacacaaccagctatcctcttttctctcacagaaccagcttcaggaccccaaccaatctggcttcaagccggcacattctacggaaactgcactcattgcagtaactgagaaactccatgcggctagagcaaatggactatcatcagttctgattctgcttgacctttcggctgcctttgacacagtcaatcatGAGATCCTTCTGTCCATCCTCTCAGGCCTTGGTATCACTGGCAATGCATGGACAtggtttgcatcctacctggagggtcgttcctaccaagtaacatggggaggatcaacatccacgccatgcaaactctccaccggtgttccacaaggctcagtactgggtccacttcttttttccctttatacccgctctctgg gtttcagctcgaatctctgcatgtctgaaagacattgcctcttggatggcagctcaccacctaaagcttaa